One bacterium HR17 genomic region harbors:
- the xylB_2 gene encoding Xylulose kinase — MQPPFVLSVDIGTSSLRALVFDAQGQMLPDIGVQVSYEPQTTPDGGAFLDADELLHQTVQAINGVVAQLGANAARIAAVATCTVWHSVLGVDKSGNAITPFLLWADSRCVNEADELKRQMDEHAYHARTGCFLHTNFLPAKLLWFRRHFPDIARRVHCWLSFGEYLHRRLLGTTACSISMASGTGLFNHAAADWDDETLRAIGILRDCLAPLVNFEPLAIARPAPFVPRPLLAAAWFPALGDGACSNIGSGAITPDVAALMVGTTAVMRVMTTDANAQPPFGLWHYRADLQRHLIGGAQSNGGVVFQWLAETLHLPGDWETQLAAMSPDEHGLTILPFLLGERAPEWDASVPSAIVGVRLHHTPLHLLRAFMEAVALRMALIHALVKQAVPRMRHIIATGGALVRSRLWTQMFADALGQPITLCLEPEASARGAALMALEALGIVGNLTDVPVRWGETVDPDPRRHERYRAALYRQRRLYALAKQWLTELTDEHCWDAREGT, encoded by the coding sequence ATGCAGCCGCCGTTCGTGCTCAGCGTGGACATCGGCACTTCGTCGCTGCGGGCGTTGGTCTTTGACGCGCAAGGGCAAATGCTGCCCGACATCGGGGTGCAGGTGAGTTACGAGCCCCAGACGACACCCGACGGCGGGGCGTTTTTGGACGCCGACGAACTGCTCCACCAAACGGTGCAAGCCATCAACGGTGTCGTGGCGCAACTGGGTGCGAACGCCGCGCGCATCGCTGCCGTCGCCACCTGCACCGTTTGGCACAGCGTCTTGGGCGTGGACAAAAGCGGCAACGCCATCACCCCCTTTTTGCTGTGGGCAGACAGCCGTTGCGTGAACGAAGCTGACGAACTCAAGCGTCAAATGGACGAACACGCTTACCACGCCCGCACGGGTTGCTTTTTGCACACCAACTTTTTGCCCGCCAAGTTGCTTTGGTTTCGGCGTCATTTTCCTGACATCGCGCGGCGCGTCCACTGTTGGCTCAGTTTCGGCGAATACCTGCACCGGCGCCTTTTGGGCACAACGGCTTGCTCCATTTCAATGGCGTCGGGCACCGGGTTGTTCAACCACGCCGCTGCCGATTGGGACGACGAAACCTTGAGGGCAATCGGCATCCTGCGCGACTGCCTTGCGCCCCTCGTCAACTTTGAGCCGTTGGCTATTGCCCGTCCCGCGCCTTTTGTCCCCCGTCCCCTGCTTGCTGCCGCTTGGTTTCCTGCGTTAGGCGATGGGGCGTGTAGCAACATCGGCAGCGGCGCGATCACGCCCGATGTGGCAGCGCTGATGGTCGGGACGACTGCGGTGATGCGGGTGATGACGACGGACGCTAACGCCCAACCGCCGTTTGGCTTATGGCACTACCGCGCTGACCTTCAGCGACATCTTATCGGTGGGGCACAAAGCAATGGCGGGGTCGTGTTTCAATGGCTGGCAGAAACGCTGCATTTGCCCGGCGATTGGGAGACGCAATTGGCGGCGATGAGTCCTGACGAACACGGCTTGACGATTTTGCCCTTCTTGCTAGGCGAACGGGCGCCCGAGTGGGACGCCAGCGTGCCCAGCGCCATCGTTGGAGTTCGTTTGCATCACACACCGTTGCACCTTTTACGCGCGTTCATGGAAGCCGTTGCGTTGCGGATGGCGCTCATTCACGCGTTGGTCAAACAAGCGGTGCCCCGCATGCGGCACATCATTGCCACCGGTGGCGCGTTAGTGCGGTCGCGGCTGTGGACACAAATGTTCGCCGATGCGTTGGGGCAGCCCATCACCCTTTGCCTTGAACCCGAAGCGTCAGCGCGGGGCGCTGCGTTGATGGCGTTGGAGGCGTTGGGTATCGTGGGCAATTTGACCGATGTGCCTGTGCGATGGGGCGAAACCGTTGACCCCGACCCACGCCGCCATGAACGCTACCGAGCCGCCTTATACCGCCAGCGCCGCCTTTACGCATTAGCAAAACAGTGGCTCACCGAACTCACCGATGAACACTGCTGGGACGCCCGAGAGGGCACCTGA
- the aroB gene encoding 3-dehydroquinate synthase produces MVTKPIALWGFMGSGKTSVGKTLAQRLGYDFVDTDELIARRCGKPIPQIFAEDGEAAFRRMEAQVLAELLQRRRLVLATGGGMPTVPENLALLRLNALNFYLRVPVEVLYERLATATDRPLLQGFSDRYFRIAALLTQRERFYTQAQFIVACGRKTPEQIADHISAWARALNDDDDAVTVDLDERSYPVVVGDDLIARLDLLTAAANLSPPFAVIADESVAEWGKHACERLQRLGDTHGTTVPSGETSKSIEHAVRLWQWLAELALPRSGTVYAVGGGVVGDLVGFVAATYMRGVACVQVPTTLLAMVDSAIGGKTAVDLPQAKNLVGAFHQPRLVVSDLATLRTMSDRAFIAGLAEVVKYGVIADPMLLNYLDEQAPLILRRHPTTLRAIVVRSAAIKASVVAADEREETGLRMVLNYGHTFAHALEAATHFALLHGEAVAIGMTAEAYLAWRLNLCDREVLERQTQVLRRLGLPTRLTELPGAPTVSVDGLMAAMWRDKKRRGSVLRFALPKRIGEITVTNEPIPEPLLQEGWAFVLQPASQRGE; encoded by the coding sequence ATGGTCACTAAACCCATCGCCCTCTGGGGTTTCATGGGCAGCGGGAAAACGAGCGTCGGCAAAACCTTGGCGCAACGGCTCGGTTACGACTTCGTGGATACCGACGAACTGATCGCACGGCGCTGTGGTAAACCCATCCCGCAAATTTTTGCCGAGGACGGCGAAGCCGCTTTCCGCCGCATGGAGGCGCAAGTGCTCGCCGAACTGTTGCAACGCCGCCGCCTCGTCCTCGCGACGGGTGGCGGAATGCCGACCGTCCCCGAAAACTTGGCGTTGCTACGCCTTAACGCCCTCAACTTTTACCTGCGCGTGCCCGTTGAAGTGCTTTACGAACGGCTGGCGACCGCCACCGACCGACCGCTGCTGCAAGGTTTTTCTGACCGCTACTTCCGCATCGCTGCCCTGCTGACGCAGCGGGAGCGATTTTACACGCAGGCGCAATTCATCGTCGCATGCGGGCGCAAAACACCCGAACAAATCGCCGACCACATTAGCGCATGGGCGCGGGCGTTAAACGACGATGACGACGCCGTCACCGTTGATTTGGACGAGCGCAGTTACCCCGTCGTCGTCGGCGACGACCTGATTGCGCGGTTGGACCTTTTGACCGCCGCCGCAAACCTTTCGCCCCCGTTCGCCGTCATCGCTGACGAAAGCGTCGCCGAATGGGGCAAACACGCCTGCGAACGGTTGCAGCGCCTCGGCGACACGCATGGGACGACGGTGCCGTCAGGCGAAACGAGCAAGAGCATAGAGCACGCCGTCCGCTTGTGGCAGTGGCTTGCCGAACTGGCGCTGCCGCGCAGCGGAACAGTATATGCCGTTGGCGGCGGCGTCGTCGGCGATCTGGTCGGGTTTGTGGCGGCGACTTATATGCGGGGCGTCGCTTGCGTCCAGGTGCCGACGACTTTGCTGGCGATGGTGGACAGCGCTATCGGGGGCAAAACCGCCGTTGACTTGCCGCAAGCGAAAAACCTCGTCGGCGCATTTCACCAGCCCCGCTTGGTCGTCAGCGACTTGGCAACTTTACGCACGATGTCCGACCGCGCTTTCATCGCAGGTCTCGCGGAAGTCGTCAAATATGGCGTTATCGCCGACCCCATGTTGCTCAACTATTTGGACGAACAAGCGCCGTTGATTCTGCGCCGCCACCCGACGACGCTGCGGGCGATCGTCGTTCGTTCCGCTGCCATCAAAGCCTCAGTCGTCGCAGCGGACGAACGCGAAGAGACGGGGTTGCGCATGGTGCTCAACTACGGGCACACTTTCGCCCATGCGCTGGAAGCGGCGACACATTTTGCGCTGCTGCACGGTGAAGCCGTTGCCATCGGCATGACAGCCGAAGCCTACCTCGCGTGGCGGTTGAATTTGTGTGACCGTGAAGTGCTGGAGCGCCAAACTCAGGTGTTGCGCCGCTTGGGGTTGCCCACACGCCTCACCGAATTGCCTGGTGCGCCGACGGTCAGCGTGGACGGGTTGATGGCAGCGATGTGGCGCGACAAAAAGCGGCGGGGCAGCGTCCTCCGTTTCGCCTTGCCCAAACGCATCGGTGAAATCACCGTCACCAACGAACCCATCCCCGAACCGCTGCTGCAGGAAGGGTGGGCGTTCGTGTTGCAACCCGCATCGCAACGGGGCGAGTGA